CCAGGTTCTCCTTGAGACGGTCATGTCCGATGAGGGCGGTGAGCGATCGCCATACTCCCGCGTCGTCGCGCAGCATGTACCCCACCGAGCAGCAGTGTGGATGCGAACACGGCAGGGCCGTCAAGTCCCGCCAGGTCACGACGTCATCGGTCTGCGGTCCAAGACGTTTCAACACACCCGTGTGGGTCAGCCTCCTCATCGGATCGATCGCTCCCGCCCGGCCAGATCCGAACTGTGGCTGGATCGACACACCGCCCACATACGGAGTATCGAGGGCGAGCTTGACGACCGCACCGATATCCGCGTCGTTGACATCGAGCGCCGTGGTCATGACCAACGTCGTGAAGATCTCTTTGTCGGAAAGACGTTGCACAGCAGCGGCTTTGATTCTCCTCAGATCGCCGCCGCGGTGATGGCGGGAAGCGTCGGCCGACGGTCCGTCGTACTGAAGGTAGACCTCCACCCGCTCACGGTGACGTGCCAGCAGCTCCAGCAGCGCATCGTCCCGCGCGATGAGTACGCCATTGGTGTTGATGAGGATTCGGGTGATCGGCCGGGTCATCAACTGATCGAGCAGCCGGTCGAGCTCCGGGTGAACGGTCGGTTCACCACCACTGAGCATCAGCACATCCAGTCGGCCGCTCTCGCGAGCCAGGCGCTGATCGACGTTGGCGAGCACGGCCTGTACCGGCACCACACCGCGCAGATCGGGTGACGACTCGGCGAAGCAGGTCGGGCAGCGCAGATTGCACGCCTCGGTGATATCGGCCAGCAGAATGCAGGTGTGCTGGGTCTGCATCTCGGGAAGTCCACGTAGATAGGCCATCGGTATGGGATCGAAATTGCCCGGTACATCCGGCATATGGGCCTTGGTCGGCGCTGTCCACTCCTCGAGATACTCAAGGATCTCGGCATCCTCGTCGTACAGCGTGCGCACCAGTCCATGTGTGCGGCAGGCCCGTTCCAGCCACACCTTGTCGTCACGATGCGCGAGCCAGCCCGAGAGCCGGCGCACCTCGGCCAGCGGGGTCTCGGGCCCCTCCTCGTGGCATAACGGACAGAACGCGTTGACGTACCGCATGATCCGGTCCCCACGCAGCCCCATACCCGCCACGTCTACTCCAATCCTTCCAGCATCGAAAAGCAACCCACCACCAACCCCGTCAAGATCGCCACCGTCGCCCAGCCGATCATGAGACCGATTCCCAGCCCCCGAACCCAGTCTCGGCCCCAAATGGTCAGTGCCAGACCACCTGCCAGCCCAACGACAGACATCACGATGGCCAGGACGGTGGCCCGGGTATCTGCCGTGAATCCGGCGCTCATCGCGCTCTCCAGCGTCAGAAACATCCCGAATGTCGTCACCCAGAACACGAAAATGCCCACGAACGTCATCCCGACCATCGCCCCGCCGCCCGATCGCCGCGGCGGCGGGGCATACGGGTAGTACCCTGGCGGGTATTGGGGATGCCCCGTCGGTGGATATCCCTGTGGGCCATGGGGATAAGGACCGTAGGGGTACTGCGGCGGTGACTCATCCCCGGGCGGTGGCTGCGGCGGCGTGGTCATTTCACAGACCCGGGATCCAACCGAGGAAAGCGCCCGCCCCCGTGCAGACCCCACCGGTGAGCAGGGTCACCAGCGCCCAACCGATCATCAATCCCAGGCCCAGCCCACGCTTGTCCCGATCGCCCGTCCTCATCAGTGCGGCACCGCCACCGAACGCCGCCAGCAGGCTCACCACCGCGAACGCGATGAAGACCGCATCACCGGAGTTGCTGCTCTTGTCCGAGACGCTCAGGGCGACCACGAATGCCACCACCGCGACGACCGCGTTCACCACCGCGAAGAGGAATGCGCCAAGCACCGCATGTCCACCGCTGACACCAGGTCCCGGCTCCGGTTGACTCATGCCGCCACCACTTCGGGGACACGCCTTCGGAAAAGTCCTTCGTAATATCCGGCACGATAGCCGCGCCACAGCCGCCACGCCGCTAGCGTCATTCCCGGCAGCAGAACCCATTGCGGTCGTGTCAGATTCAGCCACACTGTCTCGTTCGCACGGGTGAATTCGACCAAGAATCGAAACACTGCGTACGCGGACACATAGAGCACGAAGAGCTCGCCTGGCCGCGTCACACGGGGACGCAGCCACCACCACAGCACCGCGAAAGCCGCCAGCTGGAAAGCGATCTCATACAGAAAGGAAGGATGCATCGCCACTCCGGCCAGGCATCCTGGACAGTCCGGTCGCGAGGCCGGGGCGTGGATACCCCACGGCAACGAGGTCGGCCTACCGGGAGCCTCCGTCAGGTGACATCCGATCCGGCCCACCGCCATGCCCAGGGCCACCGCGGGTGCAAACAGATCCCCCGTCTTGGCGTGGTACCCGATGAGCCGTTTGGCCACCAGCACACCGGCATATGCCCCCAACAGCCCACCGATGATGCTGCGCGACCCGAACATCCAGGCCTCGGTCAGGCTCGGATTGAGCGCCGGATTGAGGTGCTCGATCCAGCCCGACAGCCGCATGCCGATCGCACCGCCGACCAGAGCACCCGCCACCGCGATCAACGATTGCTCAGCAGGAGCACCGCGCCGGCGCGCTTCGCAGGCGAAGACGATGGCGGCGACCAGTACACCGAGCCCTACGAAGAGCCCGTGTACACCGATTCCCAGCCCCATCGGCCCACTGTACGAGCCTGCCCCGCAGGTACGCAGGCCAACCGCGTGATTACAGTGAGCAGCCCACCAGCACCGGCTCAGGCGCCAGGCGCACACCGAAGGCCGCCCACACCCCGTCACGAACGGTGCGGGCAAGCGCCAGCAGCTCACCGGTGCTACCTCCGCCGCGATGCGTCAGTGCCAGTGAGTGTTTCGTGGAGACCCGGACCGCCGACTGTTCCCCGGGATAGCCCTTGACGAAGCCGGCCCGCTCCACCAGCCAGGCTGCCGACAGCTTCACCCCGTCCTGGGCCGGATACTGCGGCATCGCGATATCGGGCCCCAAACGTTCGCGCACGCGCGACTGGACGCCATCCAGATCGTCCTCGGTGACAACAGGGTTTGTGAAGAACGAACCGACACTCCAGGTGTCGTGATCGGCCTCGTCGAGCACCATGCCCTTGCTCCGGCGCAGGCCCAGTACCGCTTCCCGTACGGCCAGCGCATCAGTGCGCTCCCCCTGCCCCACCCCGAGTTCCTTGGCCAGCTCCGGGTACCGGATCGGCGAGCTCAGACCATCCGTCGACAAGCCGAACTCGACCTCCAACACCACGCGTACGTCGGTGCCCTTCAGAATGCTGGTGCGGTAACCGAATCCCAGCTCATCGGGCTCGTACCAGCGCACCTGTCCCGTCCCACGGTCCAGCACCCGCACACGTCGCAGCAGCGAGGCCACCTCGACGCCGTAGGCACCCACGTTCTGCACCGGGGTGGCGCCGGCGGTACCCGGAATTCCCGAGAGACATTCCAGCCCACCAAGACCGGCCTGCAGGGACAGCTCCACAACCTCGTCCCAGTTGGTTCCCGCGGCCGCACGCAGCAGCGACCCATCCACCTCGACACCGGCCGCGGCGATATGCACCACGGTGAGGTCCGGAAGATCGTCGGCAAGAACAACGTTCGATCCGCCCGCGAGCAACAGAGTGCGGTAGCCGTCGAGCGCGGCCAGCGCGCCGGTCACCTGTGTGCTGCTCTCGCACCGAACGAGCGTGGACGCCACCGGCCCCAACCGCAATGTCGTCAGCGCGCCGAGCGGAGCATCCTCGGTCACAACGGCGCCGAGATCCTCGATCCGCGCGCGCGTTGTCGATGCCAGCCTCACGGGCCGTAACGGTAGCCTTGCGACCCATGGCACGCTCATTTGACCTGTCGGTGGAATACTCGGCAACCGTCGAGCAGGTCCACGCGGCCTTCGCCGACGAGGCCTACTGGAATGAACGGCTGGCCGGTTCCGGTGCCGATACCGCAACCCTGGACTCCCTGAAATCCGAGCACGGTGCACTCGAGATTGTCACCACCCAGGTGCTGCGCAGCGACCGGCTACCCGGCATTGTGGCTCAGTTTCACCGGGGTGACCTGCAAATTGTCCGTACGGAGGAGTGGAGCGCCGTCGACGGCGGCGCATCCGAGGGCACCGTGGAAGGCTCGATACCGGGTGCACCCGTCACGTTGTCCGGGACCGCTCGGCTACACCCCGGCGCCAGGGGCTCCCGGCTGGACCTAAAGGTCGGCGTCGAGGTCAAGATCCCCCTGGTAGGCGGCAAGATCGAGGGCTTCGTCGGCGGCAAGCTGATGGACTTGTTATCTGCCGAACAGCGATTTACCTCGGAGTGGATCGCCACCCACGGCTAACCTCGGTCAAATGTCCAGGCGCTCGGTGTTCACGGTGAACTTCCCGGCTCCGGCAGAGAAGATCTATCAGGACTTCGCCAGCCGGGACTACTGGGAGACCCTGATGTCGGCCTACGGATGGCTCACGCCGATCTCCGAGATTCACACCTTCAGCGTGACCGAATCCGGCATCGATGTGGTGCTCAAGCAGAATCTGCCCCGCATCTACCTGCCGCCCATCGCACAAAAGGTGATGCTCGCCGACATGATCATCACCCGGGTACAGCATTTCGGGCCGTTTGATCAGCGCAAGGGGTCTGCGATGGGCAATTACGGCGCCTCGGTGCTGGCCGGGCCGGGCTCCTTCACCGGCGTGTGCAAGCTGTCCGATACCGATCAGGGTTCTCAGCTCAGGCTCTCCAGCACGTGCAAGGTGTACATCCCGTTCCTCGGAGGCAAGCTCGAGGACCTGATCCTGTATCACCTCAACGACCTCTTCCGCGTGGAGGAGGGCTTCATCGCCGACTGGATCTCGAAGCACCACTGACCGTTGAGGACCCGAGGGGCGTAAGGATCAGTAGTCCGACTCGGCGGCCAACAACTCCGCGAGGAACGCGTCGGCGGCGGGAGCAGCCAATCGGGCGCGCGCGAAGGCCCGGATCCGAGCCCGCAGCTCGATCGATTCGGCAGCACCCCCGGTACCCGCGCTCACTTCCGCCACCGACCAGTCGATGTTCCACGCCTGCGCCTCCCCGGCGGGAAGGCCATCGGCGTCGAGCACCGGTAGCACCGCGGCACCCACGGCATCCAATACGCCCGTCGCGTGAAACTCACCGCAGCGCAACGAGGCCGGAATGCCTGCCGCCGAATCGGGACCCGATACCGCCGACCGCAGCCGAGCGGTAACCATCCCGTCCTCGCCGACGACGGCCCAGGCGAGATTGCGTTCCGCGGCGTCGAAGATCCCCGGCGGTACTCCTGACCACGCGATGGTCGCATCTCCCGCGGCGATCACGCCCGACGGCCGAGGTGGTTCCGCGGGACCGGCGGCCAACGCGTAATCCGCCTGCCGCGGGGCCCCGACGGCCGGCGCATGCCAATCGAGTCCAACCTCGTCCGCCAGATCTCGGCAACGCTCAACCAGCACGTCCACTCTCGGGTCGCGATAGGTACCCAGGGCCGCACTGTGAGGCGCCAGGAGCCCGGCCACATCAGAATCCAGGGTGTCGTCGGTGAAGTATTCCTCGGCGGCCGCGGTCAGCACCGCGAGTTCGGCGTCGAGCAGCGCGCGATCCAGCGCGGTGATGCCGTCCCGGCCGCTGGCCGGCCACCATCGTCGTAGCCAATGGCCTAGCGCCAACCGCCGCAAGGAATCTGCCGCTCCTGGCGGGACGGACACCGCCGGCAGCTCGATTACCGTGGATGGATCTGCGCCATTCAGCGCCTCGACGACGGCGACGTGTCCGGGCTCGCCGAGAACCCGCCACATCCAGTCGGCCCGGGCCACATCGGTGAAGCTGATAACCGGCTGCTCCGACGGATCGTCGACCTGCCAGGACAGCACCGCACCGCTCACTTCCAAGAGCGCCACCGCCGGAAGCGGTGCTGGAGCGATGCCCGTTGTCCATGAACCGGATTCGTTGACAAGCTTCATCCCGCGACCTGCAATTCCAGCATGGCCTTGATCCGCTGCCGGTGGTCCAGGCTCACCGAGCGTGCCGCCCCTTCCAACAACGACCGCAGATCATCGACATCACCACAGGACTCTTGCCAGACATCGCGGCCGTGCAGCCTGGCCCACAAGCGGCCCAGGTAGGGCCGCGCGAAGACAGCCAGGTCCTCGACAACCTGTCGCTGCCGTGGGTGCAGAGGCTCTCCAGCGGTGAGATAGCGCCGGGCATGCATCACGTAGGCCTCCTTCGCCAGTCGAGCCTGAACCCGCCCGGACAGTTCATAGCGTGTCGTCACCGAATCACCCAGTGGCCGTAAATCTGTCGCCACCTCTATGCCTGCCACCAGAGCCGCCTGTTTGTCCTCGCTCAGCAGCCCCCAGGGAGCGCAGGCCCGGTCGACCTCCTCGGCACATAGCAGCGGAACATCGGGGAGCTCGTCTCGATCCAGTGCCCGGCGCAGTGTCGCCCGCACCCGATCGACGACACTACGATCCATCGGGCGGTCACCTTCCGGTTCTCCGTCGATAGCCGGAGGCCCTTGCGGTTCAACCGAACTCAACCCGATCTCGACAATCGACCACGGCACGGTGGCAACGGTTTCGTGAACGCTTGCACCGAGGTTGAACGGTGTCGCGTCGGCGACAAGCGCCGCCCAAACCCTTTGACGCGCCGTCATCTCACGGTGGCCACTGGCCGCGCCGAGAACTGTCGCCAGGCCCGTGAAAAATGGGCCGGTGATCGAGTCGTCGGGCCGCACATCACGCCAGCTGCGATCCCGCAGCCTGGTGAGCCTGGCGACCACGGCGGGGTCCTGGACATGCCGGTTGAGAACCTCGATCGCGGTCCGGTCCCGACCACGATGCAGATCCTGAAGAACTTCTATCGCCGTGCGCTGATCCGCCAGCTGCGGAACGCCTTTAGTGATAGCCAGCTCGAAACACACTGGAAAATAGAGTTCTTGGGCGTTGCCAGTGGTGATGCGCTGCTTGCGCCGCTCGGCCTTGAGTACCACGAACCAGTCTGCGGTGGCCCGCAATTGCGAGGCGTGCCCCACGATCAAGGCATGCACGGCGTCCGCGACGTCGGGAGCCAGCACCGGAGCCGAGAAGGAGGTATTGCTGCGCAGCCGCAGCACCAAAGGGTCGAGAATCCGTTTCACGGTCCTGCGCAACGGCCCACCGTCGTCGGCACTGAGCACCTCGACGCCGGAGCCGATGGCACGCCAGGCGCGATCGATCACGGCGCGGCGAGGTACCGCCGACCCCACCGCGACAGCGCCCTCGGATGTTGCCGACCCGATGCTCACCGTGACCAGGGTAATCGTTGTCGACCAGCCAAAAGTTGGGTTCGGTAGCAGCAGGCCGGGTCGAGGCTATCGGCATGACCACAGGACTATTTCCCGCCATTGCCAAAGCCCTGAGCGGATACGTAGCTTCACTGTCAGCCCGCCGGAATACATCCGCCCCTCCCGACGAAGAGTCCGAGGAGCGTCTGGTCACCATCGAAGAATTCACCGCCGAGTTCGATCACCTGCTGATCCGTAGACGGCTATTGACCGGGGCGCAGCGTGCCGTCATCGGCGGAGGCACCCGCTCCCACGGGATCGTCACCGGGGTGAACGCCACCGGCTCGGGGCGCGAGGTGCAATTGGACCTCATGGTGACCCGTCCGGACGGCAGCCAGTTCCCGACGCGCGAAACCGCGGTGATACCGGAGTCCACGCTGCCGAAGATGACACCAGGCAGCGTGATCGACGCGTACTACCGACCCCGAGATCACAGCATCATCGCGGTACGGGTGCACGCCAGCTGAATCAGCGGGCGCCGTCGACGGCGAAACTCACCACGGCAGCCCAGTGCAATGGACTTGCCGCCAGATCACCCTCGTGCCAGCGCCGCAACCGAGCCCGCTGCCAACGATTCACGGCGCGGCCCGCATCCTCTTCGCAGTGCGCACGGTCAACCTCGGCGACCGTATCGGCCATGGGGTCGGTTGTATGCGAGCAGAATTGGTTGTACGCGGCGGCAGTCGGCAACGACCACAGGGTGGCCGTCACCAACTCCGCGCCACCCAAGATCATCGAAGCCGCCAGCCCCGTCGCCTCGTCGAATCGGTAGTCGCCTCCCGACGAGCAGGCCAACAGCGCCACCCGCGGCGGAATCGGAAGCCGCGTGGCCATCATGTCCGCCGCGGTCAGCGGGCGGTCTTCGGCCAGATGCAGGGCGGCCCGTTCGGCGTGGCCAACGGCACCCTCCGCAGCACTGGCATGACCGACGTAGAGCAGTCGGGACGGATCTTGCGCACACGCCCCGGCGAGCCAGTGACGATCGATATCGCTGCGGCGGAACAGTTCTACCGGCGCACCGACCGCGGGAAGAACCCGGTGGCCGTCCACCAACTCGCCGAAATGACGGGTCAGCACCGCGTCCGGATCGGGCCGGCCCAACACCGAACCCAAGGCAGAATCCGGCCGCTGCCCGGGAATCCGCGGATCCAGCAGCAGCACCGCCGGGCCGTCCCGGCGCTCACGCCATCGCGCCGGGCGGCGCGGTGCGTGCACGATGTTAGGCGGCACGGCCATCAAGACGTCGACAAGTTCCATCAAGCGGAAGCCGTCCTGCCCGGGCATCGCCAGCTGCCCCCAGGGCACCCGCGCCAATGTGGGGCTGGGGGTCACGAACAGCACTGCCCGCGGCGAAGACGCGCACTCGGACAGCAGCTTCCAACCTTCGGGCGCCACCAACTTCGACCCCAGCGCGCGGGCCAGATCGAGTTCGGAGTCCGGGTGTGCGAACGCCCCCGTGGTCAACGACCGTTCGATGGCCATGAGTGCGGTCTCGGCCTCCGAAGGATCCGGTAACGCGGAATGGAGTGCATCGCAGGCCGATTCCAGCGACTGCTGCTCGATGACCCAGGTAACTGTTCGTGGCGGCTCCCCCACCACCCGCAGACTGGCGTACGTGGCGATGCCGACGTCGGCGAATCGCAGAACCAGAGTTGTCACGGCCACGTTGACCATTCCTCGTCGACGGCGGTGACCTCACGGCCATAACGCCGCCGGGCCAACTCCCGGTAGCCGCTCATGATCTGGTCTCCGGCTGGATCCATCCGCAACGGCGGCAACGGCCCGAGGCGGGTGAGCCCACCGTCCGCCTGCACCGGCGGTGCCGCGGCGACGAGCGCCAGCTCTCCCTCGACAGGAACCGCCGCGGTTGCGGTGGACGCCCACGCGCCGGTGGACAGAACCGACTGCCGATCGCTTACATCGGTGGTGAAAGCACCTCGTGCGCTGTGGTATTCAATCAACTCACTAACCAAAGCGGCGTTCTCCCATTCCTTGGCCACCGCGAAGGCGCCCGCCAACAGCGGTGCCGAGACACATCTGGCCCAGCGCATCCTGGCTCCCGCATCGGAGATGGCATAGCGCACCGCGTCAACCGCCAACGCCGCAGGCACCTTGAGGTCCGCCGCCTGTTGGAGCTTGGACATGGCGCTGCGATACGCGGGGCTGTCCCGGTCACAGGACACCGTGCCGGTAGCGGGATCTAGCCCCATGTCGGCAAGCGCATCCGCACGCCAGATGTTGCCCAGCTGATCATCAAGACGTGCGTACTGCAGCCAGCTGTGCCGCGGATAGGAATCCAACAACTCCCGGGCCTGCGCCACCTTCTCTGCCGCCACCGCGAAGTCGCCACGAAGAATTGCGATCCAACTGCGCTGCAAAAGAATTCGATGAATGTGCAGCGGCTTCTCGATCTCCCGCCAGTGCCGCTCGGAATGCCCCCAGCATTCGTCTGCCTCGTCAAGGGCTCCCATCCGGAACCGGATGAGACCGAAATACAACCAGCTGCGGGACACATCGTGCGCCCGAACATGCTCGGCGATTGCCGGGTAGGCCTGGTGGACGAGTGCCTGCGTTTCGGCGATATCGCCGTCAGCCCATCGGGCCGCGGCACGTTCCAACTGCGCCCGGGCGGCGGCCAACGGCCAGTCCCGGGCCCCGGCGCGGGACTCGGCACGCCGCAGCCACGGCTGCGCTTCCTCGAGTCTCCCGGTCTCCACGCAGAACCGGCCGTAGGACAGAGCACCGTTCACGAACAGATGGTCGGACTCGGGGTCCCCCTCGCGCGCGTACTCCTCGAGCAGGTCCAGGATCTCGGCCCACACGGGAACCGAATCCGCATACATGTCGTCGTCGCACAACCCTCTGGCAATCAGAATCCTGGCGTAACAGACGAGTCTGCGGTGCTCGGCGGTCAAATCCTCGAAATCCCCATCGGTTTCGACGAGCGCGTGCAGGCTCGCCGAGGCTCCGGTGTGATCACCGTTGGCAGCGGCCAGTCCGGTCGCGAGAAATTCGGCACGCCGCGTGTACCGGCAGATCAGGTGATCAACCTCGCTGTCGGACATGGTGATCTGCGCCGCAAGATCGGGACGCTGCCCCGATCGAATCTCCCGATAGACGCTCAGGCACTCGCGGATACGTCGGACGCCTTCGACCACACCGTCGTACGCGGTCCGCACCAGGTAGATCTCGGCGAGCTGGGCCAGCACCTCGCACGCCAGATCGTCGCGGTCGGACTCCTCGGCCCGAGTCAACAGCGAGAGCAGGATCTCCTTGGCGCCCTCCTCCTGGGCCGCCAACGCCAGGTGGCGGGCGCGCTCCAGATCGCCGATGATCGTCACCTCCGAATAGTAAAAAGCGGCGGGCGCACTGTGCACGCCCGCCGCCGTCGGGATGTCAGCCGCAGCTCACCTTGATGGTGAATGGTTTGGTGATCATCCCGGCCATCGGGTTCTTGACGTCGGCACCCGAGGCCTCCCCGGTGATGGTGTAGGTCTTACCGTCGACCTTCACGTCGGCAGAGCCGACGCTGGCTCCCATCCCGCTGCTGACCGCCAGCGCGGCGCCGTCGTACACCAGCCCCAGTGACTGCACCTTCGGGGTTGCCTCGTCGGTCATGACGACGCCCAGGCCCTGCTGGCCGTTGATGGCGGCGCTGCCCACGTTGATGTTGCCACCCTGCTTGACGCAGGTCACCGACTTCAGATCCAGGCCCGCCAGGTCCTTGCCGTCGACCTTCACCTCGGCGTTGCTGCCGGAGCTCACCTGCGAACCCCCGCCCGGCTTGTCGGTCGAGCAGCCGACCACCACCGCACCGGCGGCAAGAAGTCCCATGGCGCCCACGATTACTCGATTCATCATTCGTCCCTTCGTTGTCCGTCGCCCCGATGGCTCCGTGATGGCTCAAGTGAAGGCGGAGCGGTCGGCTACCGATCCCAAGAAATCCCGATTACCGCAGGCAGCGGCCTTCCAGGCACCATGGATACCGTGGCTCCCTCCCCACGCCCACAGGGCACCATCACCCGCGGCACCACGGGGATCAATCGGCTGCGCCGCAGCGACCGTTGGCTGGTTCATCACCCCGAGGTACGCGCGGCCCTGGCAGGCGCCGCCGATCCCCTGGTCGTGGACGTGGGATACGGGGCCATGCCCAACACCACGCTGGAACTGGCCGCCCGGTTGCGGACAGTGCGATCTGACGTACGGGTGACGGGATTGGAAATCGATCCCCAGCGGGTGGTACCGGCGCGTGACGGAGTCCACTTCGGTCTTGGTGGATTCGAGTTGGCCGGCCTCACACCGATTCTGGTGCGCGCCTTCAACGTGCTGCGCCAGTATCCGGAGCCGGAGGTTACCCAGGCGTGGGCGGCGATGCGGGCCGGGCTGGCCCCCGGCGGGCTGATCATCGAGGGCACCTGTGACGAACTGGGCCGCCGTTGCGCTTGGCTACTACTCGACGCATCCGGCCCCCGCACCCTCACCCTGGCTTGCGATCCCTTCGACATCGAGAAGCCGTCCGATCTGGCCGAGA
The nucleotide sequence above comes from Mycobacteroides saopaulense. Encoded proteins:
- a CDS encoding radical SAM protein, which gives rise to MGLRGDRIMRYVNAFCPLCHEEGPETPLAEVRRLSGWLAHRDDKVWLERACRTHGLVRTLYDEDAEILEYLEEWTAPTKAHMPDVPGNFDPIPMAYLRGLPEMQTQHTCILLADITEACNLRCPTCFAESSPDLRGVVPVQAVLANVDQRLARESGRLDVLMLSGGEPTVHPELDRLLDQLMTRPITRILINTNGVLIARDDALLELLARHRERVEVYLQYDGPSADASRHHRGGDLRRIKAAAVQRLSDKEIFTTLVMTTALDVNDADIGAVVKLALDTPYVGGVSIQPQFGSGRAGAIDPMRRLTHTGVLKRLGPQTDDVVTWRDLTALPCSHPHCCSVGYMLRDDAGVWRSLTALIGHDRLKENLGLVSNRIADQEVPQQLRMAVKESLLGLLSEQSSLSHPTIGDVWKIICDSCDLGISTLMTLAVSALPGRRAKLRRMLGERIVRITVKPFMDMSTMIEERLTQCCVHVGTHADQDQCAPFCAVQAWPALSRQRLSMSAAASVPELLLLPIQ
- a CDS encoding prolipoprotein diacylglyceryl transferase, whose product is MGLGIGVHGLFVGLGVLVAAIVFACEARRRGAPAEQSLIAVAGALVGGAIGMRLSGWIEHLNPALNPSLTEAWMFGSRSIIGGLLGAYAGVLVAKRLIGYHAKTGDLFAPAVALGMAVGRIGCHLTEAPGRPTSLPWGIHAPASRPDCPGCLAGVAMHPSFLYEIAFQLAAFAVLWWWLRPRVTRPGELFVLYVSAYAVFRFLVEFTRANETVWLNLTRPQWVLLPGMTLAAWRLWRGYRAGYYEGLFRRRVPEVVAA
- a CDS encoding UDP-N-acetylmuramate dehydrogenase, which encodes MRLASTTRARIEDLGAVVTEDAPLGALTTLRLGPVASTLVRCESSTQVTGALAALDGYRTLLLAGGSNVVLADDLPDLTVVHIAAAGVEVDGSLLRAAAGTNWDEVVELSLQAGLGGLECLSGIPGTAGATPVQNVGAYGVEVASLLRRVRVLDRGTGQVRWYEPDELGFGYRTSILKGTDVRVVLEVEFGLSTDGLSSPIRYPELAKELGVGQGERTDALAVREAVLGLRRSKGMVLDEADHDTWSVGSFFTNPVVTEDDLDGVQSRVRERLGPDIAMPQYPAQDGVKLSAAWLVERAGFVKGYPGEQSAVRVSTKHSLALTHRGGGSTGELLALARTVRDGVWAAFGVRLAPEPVLVGCSL
- a CDS encoding DUF2505 domain-containing protein; the protein is MARSFDLSVEYSATVEQVHAAFADEAYWNERLAGSGADTATLDSLKSEHGALEIVTTQVLRSDRLPGIVAQFHRGDLQIVRTEEWSAVDGGASEGTVEGSIPGAPVTLSGTARLHPGARGSRLDLKVGVEVKIPLVGGKIEGFVGGKLMDLLSAEQRFTSEWIATHG
- a CDS encoding DUF2505 domain-containing protein, with product MSRRSVFTVNFPAPAEKIYQDFASRDYWETLMSAYGWLTPISEIHTFSVTESGIDVVLKQNLPRIYLPPIAQKVMLADMIITRVQHFGPFDQRKGSAMGNYGASVLAGPGSFTGVCKLSDTDQGSQLRLSSTCKVYIPFLGGKLEDLILYHLNDLFRVEEGFIADWISKHH
- a CDS encoding CHAT domain-containing protein; translated protein: MVNVAVTTLVLRFADVGIATYASLRVVGEPPRTVTWVIEQQSLESACDALHSALPDPSEAETALMAIERSLTTGAFAHPDSELDLARALGSKLVAPEGWKLLSECASSPRAVLFVTPSPTLARVPWGQLAMPGQDGFRLMELVDVLMAVPPNIVHAPRRPARWRERRDGPAVLLLDPRIPGQRPDSALGSVLGRPDPDAVLTRHFGELVDGHRVLPAVGAPVELFRRSDIDRHWLAGACAQDPSRLLYVGHASAAEGAVGHAERAALHLAEDRPLTAADMMATRLPIPPRVALLACSSGGDYRFDEATGLAASMILGGAELVTATLWSLPTAAAYNQFCSHTTDPMADTVAEVDRAHCEEDAGRAVNRWQRARLRRWHEGDLAASPLHWAAVVSFAVDGAR
- a CDS encoding lipoprotein LpqH, with translation MNRVIVGAMGLLAAGAVVVGCSTDKPGGGSQVSSGSNAEVKVDGKDLAGLDLKSVTCVKQGGNINVGSAAINGQQGLGVVMTDEATPKVQSLGLVYDGAALAVSSGMGASVGSADVKVDGKTYTITGEASGADVKNPMAGMITKPFTIKVSCG
- a CDS encoding SAM-dependent methyltransferase; translation: MDTVAPSPRPQGTITRGTTGINRLRRSDRWLVHHPEVRAALAGAADPLVVDVGYGAMPNTTLELAARLRTVRSDVRVTGLEIDPQRVVPARDGVHFGLGGFELAGLTPILVRAFNVLRQYPEPEVTQAWAAMRAGLAPGGLIIEGTCDELGRRCAWLLLDASGPRTLTLACDPFDIEKPSDLAERLPKALIHHNVPGQPIHDLLSTADRCWAAAAPHGVFGPRVRWRMMLKALRDNGFPVEQQRRQVRDCILTTPWSSVAPVTDLPR